One region of Limnospira fusiformis SAG 85.79 genomic DNA includes:
- a CDS encoding Uma2 family endonuclease has product MSVELTANTSPETATETEWEPPMPPTDLIFDDGEPLESNRHRIAMNVLIRSLQQAWSARHDFYTGGNMFIYYSSEQARNRDFRGPDFFAVLDVDGTKERQGWVVWQEGGRYPDVIVELMSPSTARIDKGKKKELYQQTFRTPDYFVFDPFEANAFQGWHLQSSGGYQLLEPNERGWLWCESLGFWLGTWSGTIDREEAIWLRFYDTEGNLVLLPEEAERQKAEAERQKAEAERQKAEAERQKAEAERQKAEQSQQLAEAERQKAQQAQQLAEAERQKAQQAQQLAEAERQKAERLAERLRALGLDPEEL; this is encoded by the coding sequence ATGTCAGTTGAACTCACTGCCAATACTAGCCCCGAAACTGCTACCGAAACGGAATGGGAACCCCCCATGCCGCCAACAGATTTGATTTTTGATGATGGAGAGCCTTTGGAAAGTAACCGTCACCGCATTGCTATGAACGTCCTGATCAGGTCATTGCAACAGGCTTGGAGTGCGCGCCATGATTTCTATACAGGCGGGAATATGTTTATTTACTATAGCAGCGAACAAGCTAGGAACCGAGATTTTCGTGGCCCTGATTTCTTTGCTGTGTTGGATGTAGATGGCACTAAAGAACGACAGGGTTGGGTAGTATGGCAGGAAGGGGGTCGCTACCCAGATGTCATTGTGGAGCTAATGTCTCCCAGTACCGCCAGAATAGATAAAGGAAAGAAAAAGGAGCTGTATCAGCAGACTTTTCGGACACCAGATTACTTTGTATTTGACCCGTTTGAAGCCAACGCCTTTCAAGGATGGCATTTGCAGAGTTCGGGAGGTTATCAGCTTTTAGAGCCGAATGAGCGAGGTTGGCTGTGGTGTGAAAGTTTAGGCTTTTGGCTGGGAACTTGGTCGGGAACTATAGACCGTGAGGAGGCAATTTGGCTGCGGTTTTATGATACCGAAGGTAATTTGGTGTTGTTACCGGAAGAAGCCGAACGCCAAAAAGCCGAAGCCGAACGCCAAAAAGCCGAAGCCGAACGCCAAAAAGCCGAAGCCGAACGCCAAAAAGCCGAAGCCGAACGCCAAAAAGCCGAACAATCTCAACAGCTTGCTGAGGCAGAACGCCAGAAAGCCCAACAAGCTCAACAGCTTGCTGAGGCAGAACGCCAGAAAGCCCAACAAGCTCAACAGCTTGCTGAGGCAGAACGCCAAAAAGCCGAACGTCTTGCTGAACGGTTGCGCGCGCTCGGTTTAGATCCAGAGGAACTATAA
- a CDS encoding Uma2 family endonuclease, with amino-acid sequence MSVELTANTSPETATETEWEPPMPPTDLIFDDGEPLESNRHRIAMNVLIRSLQQAWSERHDFYTGGNMFIYYSSEQARNRDFAWAIVFFAVLDVDSTKERQGWVVWQEGGRYPDVIVELMSPSTARVDKGKKKELYQQIFRTPDYFVFDPFEANAFQGWHLQSSGGYQLLEPNERGWLWCESLGFWLGTWSGTIDREEAIWLRFYDTEGNLVLLPEEAERQKAEQAQQLAETERQKAEAAEQRAEEAEQRAELLAQRLRALGLDPEEL; translated from the coding sequence ATGTCAGTTGAACTCACTGCCAATACTAGCCCCGAAACTGCTACCGAAACGGAATGGGAACCCCCCATGCCGCCAACAGATTTGATTTTTGATGATGGAGAGCCTTTGGAAAGTAACCGTCACCGCATTGCTATGAACGTCCTGATTAGGTCATTGCAACAGGCTTGGAGCGAGCGCCATGATTTCTATACAGGCGGGAATATGTTTATTTACTATAGCAGCGAACAAGCTAGGAACCGAGATTTTGCTTGGGCGATTGTTTTTTTTGCGGTGTTAGATGTAGATAGCACTAAAGAACGACAGGGTTGGGTAGTATGGCAGGAAGGGGGTCGCTACCCAGATGTCATTGTGGAGTTGATGTCTCCCAGTACCGCCAGAGTAGATAAAGGAAAGAAAAAGGAGCTGTATCAGCAGATATTCCGAACCCCAGATTACTTTGTATTTGACCCGTTTGAAGCCAACGCCTTTCAAGGATGGCATTTGCAGAGTTCGGGAGGTTATCAGCTTTTAGAGCCGAATGAGCGGGGTTGGCTTTGGTGTGAAAGTTTAGGCTTTTGGCTGGGAACCTGGTCAGGAACTATAGACCGTGAGGAGGCAATTTGGCTGCGGTTTTATGATACGGAAGGTAATTTGGTGTTGTTACCGGAAGAGGCAGAACGCCAAAAAGCCGAACAAGCTCAACAGCTTGCTGAGACAGAACGCCAAAAAGCCGAAGCCGCCGAACAACGAGCCGAAGAAGCCGAACAACGGGCAGAACTTCTGGCGCAAAGGTTGCGCGCGCTCGGTTTAGATCCAGAGGAACTATAA
- a CDS encoding HEPN domain-containing protein, producing the protein MPPSKPQDWINLANERAADADEISKTRKTSVASVYLAGYAIECSLKALLQERGTGFPKHGQQGHNLRELWESANFRLSDLSDPTGAKTFYLEKWNTSLRYEVTCDSLLSHQELVEKAKQLTGWIQTQMRRTRPRRPR; encoded by the coding sequence ATGCCCCCAAGTAAACCACAGGATTGGATTAACCTCGCTAATGAACGCGCTGCCGATGCGGACGAGATTAGCAAGACTCGAAAGACTTCAGTCGCTTCTGTTTATTTAGCGGGATACGCCATTGAATGCAGTTTAAAAGCACTTTTACAGGAGCGAGGGACAGGTTTTCCAAAACATGGTCAACAGGGGCATAATTTGCGAGAATTATGGGAATCTGCCAACTTTCGCCTCTCTGATCTTTCTGATCCTACCGGAGCAAAAACGTTTTATCTGGAAAAATGGAACACCTCACTACGATATGAAGTCACTTGTGATAGTCTTCTGAGCCATCAAGAATTAGTAGAGAAAGCTAAACAGTTAACAGGTTGGATACAAACTCAAATGCGTCGTACTCGACCTAGGAGGCCTAGATGA
- the psbA gene encoding photosystem II q(b) protein, which yields MTTTIQQRESANAWERFCSWVTSTNNRLYVGWFGVLMIPTLLTATICYIIAFIAAPPVDIDGIREPVAGSLLYGNNIISGAVVPSSNAIGLHFYPIWEAASLDEWLYNGGPYQLVIFHFLIGVFCYMGREWELSYRLGMRPWICVAYSAPVAAASAVFLIYPIGQGSFSDGMPLGISGTFNFMLVFQAEHNILMHPFHMLGVAGVFGGALFSAMHGSLVTSSLVRETTEIESQNYGYKFGQEEETYNIVAAHGYFGRLIFQYASFNNSRSLHFFLGAWPVIGIWFTALGVSTMAFNLNGFNFNQSVMDSSGRVVNTWADVINRANLGMEVMHERNAHNFPLDLASAESEPVALVAPQIG from the coding sequence ATGACTACTACCATTCAGCAGCGCGAGAGCGCCAACGCTTGGGAACGCTTTTGTAGCTGGGTAACATCCACCAACAACCGCCTTTATGTAGGCTGGTTCGGTGTTCTGATGATCCCTACCCTACTAACTGCTACCATCTGCTACATCATCGCTTTTATCGCTGCTCCCCCCGTGGACATTGACGGTATCCGCGAACCCGTAGCTGGTTCTCTGTTGTACGGCAACAACATCATCTCTGGTGCGGTTGTTCCTTCCTCCAATGCGATCGGTCTGCACTTCTATCCCATTTGGGAAGCAGCCAGCTTGGATGAGTGGCTCTACAACGGTGGCCCTTACCAGTTGGTAATTTTCCACTTCTTGATCGGTGTATTTTGCTACATGGGTCGTGAGTGGGAACTATCCTACCGCTTGGGAATGCGTCCTTGGATCTGCGTAGCTTACAGCGCACCCGTTGCCGCTGCTAGTGCAGTATTCTTGATCTACCCCATCGGACAAGGTTCTTTCTCCGACGGTATGCCTCTGGGTATCTCTGGAACCTTCAACTTCATGTTGGTATTCCAAGCAGAACACAATATCCTGATGCACCCCTTCCATATGTTGGGAGTTGCTGGTGTATTCGGTGGTGCTTTGTTCTCCGCGATGCACGGTTCTTTGGTAACTTCTTCCTTGGTGCGTGAAACCACCGAAATCGAATCTCAAAACTACGGTTACAAATTCGGTCAAGAAGAAGAAACCTACAACATTGTGGCAGCTCACGGTTACTTCGGTCGCCTGATCTTCCAATATGCTTCTTTCAACAACAGCCGTTCCCTGCACTTCTTCTTGGGTGCTTGGCCGGTAATCGGCATCTGGTTCACCGCTTTAGGTGTATCCACCATGGCCTTTAACCTCAACGGTTTCAACTTCAACCAATCCGTAATGGACTCCAGCGGTCGGGTAGTTAACACCTGGGCTGATGTCATCAACCGCGCTAACCTGGGTATGGAAGTAATGCACGAGCGCAACGCTCACAACTTCCCCTTAGATTTAGCTTCTGCTGAGTCTGAGCCTGTAGCTTTGGTTGCACCTCAAATCGGCTAA
- a CDS encoding Uma2 family endonuclease: protein MSVELTANTSPETATETDWEPPMPPTDLIFDDGEPLESNRHRIAMNVLIRSLQQAWSERHDFYTGGNMFIYYSSEQARNRDFRGPDFFAVLDVDGTKERQGWVVWQEGGRYPDVIVELMSPSTARVDKGKKKELYQQIFRTPDYFVFDPFEANAFQGWHLHSSGGYQLLEANERGWLWCETLGFWLGTWSGTIDREEAIWLRFYDTEGNLVLLPEEAERQKAEQAQQLAEAERQKAEQAQQLAEAERQKAEAERQRAERLAERLRALGLDPEEL from the coding sequence ATGTCAGTTGAACTCACTGCCAATACTAGCCCCGAAACTGCTACCGAAACGGACTGGGAACCCCCCATGCCGCCAACAGATTTGATTTTTGATGATGGAGAGCCTTTGGAAAGTAACCGTCACCGCATTGCTATGAACGTCCTGATTAGGTCATTGCAACAGGCTTGGAGCGAGCGCCATGATTTCTATACAGGCGGGAATATGTTTATTTACTATAGCAGCGAACAAGCTAGGAACCGAGATTTTCGCGGGCCAGATTTCTTTGCGGTGTTAGATGTAGATGGCACCAAAGAACGACAGGGTTGGGTAGTATGGCAGGAAGGGGGTCGCTACCCAGATGTCATTGTGGAGCTAATGTCTCCCAGTACCGCCAGAGTAGATAAAGGAAAGAAAAAGGAGCTCTATCAGCAGATATTCCGAACCCCAGATTACTTTGTATTTGACCCGTTTGAAGCCAACGCCTTTCAAGGATGGCATTTGCATAGTTCGGGAGGTTATCAGCTTTTAGAGGCGAATGAGCGAGGTTGGCTGTGGTGTGAGACCTTGGGCTTTTGGCTGGGAACTTGGTCGGGAACTATAGACCGTGAGGAGGCAATTTGGCTGCGGTTTTATGATACGGAAGGTAATTTGGTGTTGTTACCGGAAGAGGCCGAACGCCAAAAAGCCGAACAAGCTCAACAGCTTGCTGAGGCCGAACGCCAAAAAGCCGAACAAGCTCAACAGCTTGCTGAGGCCGAACGCCAAAAGGCTGAGGCCGAACGCCAGAGGGCAGAACGTCTGGCGGAAAGGTTGCGCGCGCTGGGTTTAGATCCAGAGGAACTATAA
- a CDS encoding P-loop ATPase, Sll1717 family has product MNYSEIKDKIEQNMSAAHVKIEDLRIQQDQYMGWRIVVISSDFAGKAQSERQKIVLDGLESLTIQWLDLLTPQEQKWAGSLPLDAPLDLPLWPEALARRSHPETVMFASDLEDDLERPIIATFYSLRGGVGRSTALAYTARILANHGRTVLCVDMDLEAPGLAALFGKENEIQPEQGLIFSLLSLDQGEHPDLQNQIIRISETEELYCLPAGLPNANYARLLNFIDPEAWYREDRNPLRDLIKILSTELSFKPDVILLDARTGITPLNGPLLFDLADLAIIVFFPHPQTQIGTGALVQALLASRNRRTDPKLTPDPRFIVSPVPASQAPEVIERYHHRSLDWINNWLKSLSDQRLGLEPIMESEITHFIPYRETIATSDKILETPEYWRDFEPVAEWIEGLLPMASEQPLPVNLSQDKAKILQELEFSASSAEYQSNLLETFVETDLVERAMQPNIPLVLGRKGTGKTAIFRRLLEDDQQHSIVILAPNPLKNNRLWVFTAESSKVIDQQLKKYQKSWREFWLIQMCLACYLSWEGEKPQPNEDLGDLLSTPLNTELDLSNWIESFLQKPKCGILMKDWLMRFDRAASDRTFLLIDGLDTGFGSGKPEQALRTKSIADLLSLINDLEHDLTHFKFKVMLREDIWRRLQFENKSHFFGRSVTLQWSESVDFFKVIVKTALQANTFKTLVQSIQGQQGQGRFLFHGDDSNLTEQQVWNIWNVLVGERMRGGKSAFTRNWVWKRIADGSNNHSPRALLQLFKQGQEWEMRENEKNLYGKTVIRPKALIASLEEVSKQTLDALINEEFPDLTNLVDQLRKIGRSPFKASEVENLKDELNLAREVGLLSIYEGTNDEVERYKVPDLYLSGIGMTRKGQA; this is encoded by the coding sequence ATGAATTATTCAGAAATTAAAGATAAAATTGAACAAAATATGTCGGCGGCTCATGTAAAGATTGAGGATTTACGCATTCAACAGGATCAATATATGGGGTGGCGTATTGTAGTTATTTCTTCAGATTTTGCCGGAAAAGCTCAATCAGAACGACAAAAAATAGTCCTAGATGGACTAGAATCCCTCACCATTCAATGGTTAGATTTACTCACCCCTCAAGAACAAAAATGGGCAGGTTCTCTTCCCCTCGATGCCCCCCTAGACTTGCCTCTATGGCCAGAAGCATTAGCACGCCGCAGTCATCCTGAAACTGTCATGTTTGCCTCAGATTTAGAAGACGATTTAGAACGTCCCATTATTGCCACATTTTACTCTCTCAGAGGGGGAGTCGGTCGTTCCACCGCCCTAGCTTATACAGCACGAATTCTAGCTAATCATGGACGAACCGTCTTGTGTGTTGATATGGATTTAGAAGCCCCTGGATTAGCAGCTTTGTTCGGCAAGGAAAATGAAATTCAGCCAGAACAAGGTTTAATTTTCTCACTGCTTAGTTTAGACCAAGGCGAACATCCTGATCTACAGAATCAGATTATTCGTATTTCGGAAACAGAGGAACTTTATTGCCTGCCCGCAGGTTTACCCAATGCCAATTATGCCAGATTATTAAATTTTATTGATCCAGAGGCTTGGTATCGAGAAGACCGGAATCCTCTGCGGGACTTAATTAAGATTTTAAGCACAGAACTTTCTTTTAAACCCGATGTTATTTTATTAGATGCCAGAACCGGAATAACTCCCCTCAATGGTCCGTTGCTCTTTGACTTAGCCGATTTAGCAATTATTGTTTTCTTTCCTCACCCTCAAACTCAAATCGGAACGGGGGCGCTAGTTCAAGCTTTACTCGCTTCCCGTAACCGTAGAACTGACCCTAAACTCACGCCTGACCCTAGATTTATTGTTTCTCCGGTCCCTGCCAGTCAAGCTCCAGAAGTGATTGAACGGTATCATCATCGTTCCCTTGATTGGATTAACAATTGGTTAAAAAGCCTCAGTGATCAAAGATTAGGTCTTGAGCCAATTATGGAATCAGAAATAACTCATTTTATTCCCTATCGAGAAACCATTGCTACATCGGATAAAATTTTAGAAACTCCAGAATATTGGCGTGATTTTGAGCCAGTGGCAGAGTGGATAGAGGGCTTGCTTCCCATGGCTAGTGAGCAGCCGTTACCTGTAAATTTATCCCAAGATAAAGCCAAAATTTTGCAAGAGTTAGAATTCTCAGCCAGTAGTGCAGAATATCAAAGCAATTTGCTAGAAACCTTTGTGGAGACGGATTTAGTTGAACGTGCGATGCAGCCTAATATTCCGCTTGTTTTAGGGCGAAAAGGCACAGGGAAGACTGCAATTTTTCGTCGTCTGTTAGAAGATGATCAACAGCATTCAATTGTGATTCTTGCGCCAAATCCTCTCAAAAATAATCGTCTTTGGGTTTTTACGGCTGAATCTTCTAAAGTGATTGATCAGCAGTTGAAAAAGTATCAAAAAAGTTGGCGTGAATTTTGGCTTATTCAAATGTGCCTTGCCTGTTATTTGTCTTGGGAAGGGGAAAAACCTCAACCGAATGAAGATTTAGGTGATCTTCTATCCACTCCATTAAATACTGAACTTGACTTAAGTAACTGGATTGAAAGTTTCTTACAAAAACCAAAATGTGGTATCTTGATGAAAGATTGGCTGATGCGGTTTGATCGGGCTGCTTCAGACAGAACTTTTTTATTAATTGATGGGTTAGATACAGGTTTTGGCAGTGGGAAACCAGAGCAAGCACTCAGAACAAAATCTATTGCTGATTTGCTTTCCTTAATCAATGATTTAGAACATGATTTGACTCACTTTAAGTTTAAAGTCATGTTACGGGAAGATATTTGGCGCAGATTGCAGTTTGAGAATAAAAGCCATTTTTTCGGTCGTTCAGTCACGCTCCAATGGTCAGAATCTGTAGACTTCTTTAAGGTAATTGTCAAAACAGCTTTACAGGCAAATACGTTTAAAACTTTAGTACAATCCATTCAAGGACAACAGGGCCAAGGGCGTTTTTTATTCCACGGTGATGATTCAAATTTAACGGAGCAACAAGTCTGGAATATTTGGAATGTGCTAGTGGGTGAACGAATGCGGGGAGGAAAATCAGCCTTTACTCGGAATTGGGTTTGGAAACGGATTGCCGATGGCAGTAATAATCATAGTCCCCGTGCGCTGTTACAACTGTTTAAGCAAGGGCAAGAGTGGGAAATGCGAGAAAATGAAAAGAATTTATATGGGAAAACTGTGATTCGACCTAAAGCTTTAATTGCTTCCCTAGAAGAGGTGTCAAAACAGACGTTAGATGCTTTAATTAACGAAGAGTTTCCTGATTTAACCAACTTAGTTGACCAGTTAAGAAAAATCGGACGATCTCCTTTTAAAGCCAGTGAAGTCGAGAATCTTAAAGATGAATTAAATTTGGCAAGGGAAGTTGGTTTACTGTCAATTTATGAGGGGACAAATGATGAAGTTGAACGCTACAAAGTACCGGATTTATATTTATCAGGCATTGGGATGACGAGGAAAGGTCAAGCGTAA
- a CDS encoding Uma2 family endonuclease, producing the protein MSVELTANTSPETATETEWEPPMPPTDLIFDDGEPLESNRHRIAMNVLIRSLQQAWSERHDFYTGGNMFIYYSSEQARNRDFRGPDFFAVLDVDGTKERQGWVVWQEGGRYPDVIVELMSPSTARVDKGKKKELYQQIFRTPDYFVFDPFEANAFQGWHLQSSGGYQLLEPNERGWLWCESLGFWLGTWSGTIDREEAIWLRFYDTEGNLVLLPEEAERLHAEQAQQFAEQSQQLAEAERQKAEQAQQLAETERQKAEAAEQRAESAEQRAELLAQRLRALGLDPEEL; encoded by the coding sequence ATGTCAGTTGAACTCACTGCCAATACTAGCCCCGAAACTGCTACCGAAACGGAATGGGAACCCCCCATGCCGCCAACAGATTTGATTTTTGATGATGGAGAGCCTTTGGAAAGTAACCGTCACCGCATTGCTATGAACGTCCTGATTAGGTCATTGCAACAGGCTTGGAGCGAGCGCCATGATTTCTATACAGGCGGGAATATGTTTATTTACTATAGCAGCGAACAAGCTAGGAACCGAGATTTTCGCGGGCCAGATTTTTTTGCGGTGTTAGATGTAGATGGCACCAAAGAACGACAGGGTTGGGTAGTATGGCAGGAAGGGGGTCGCTACCCAGATGTCATTGTGGAGTTGATGTCTCCCAGTACCGCCAGAGTAGATAAAGGAAAGAAAAAGGAGCTGTATCAGCAGATATTCCGAACCCCAGATTACTTTGTATTTGACCCGTTTGAAGCCAACGCCTTTCAAGGATGGCATTTGCAGAGTTCGGGAGGTTATCAGCTTTTAGAGCCGAATGAGCGGGGTTGGCTTTGGTGTGAAAGTTTAGGCTTTTGGCTGGGAACCTGGTCAGGAACTATAGACCGTGAGGAGGCAATTTGGCTGCGGTTTTATGATACGGAAGGTAATTTGGTGTTGTTACCGGAAGAGGCAGAACGCCTTCATGCTGAACAAGCTCAACAATTCGCGGAACAATCTCAACAGCTTGCTGAGGCTGAACGCCAAAAAGCCGAACAAGCTCAACAGCTTGCTGAGACAGAACGCCAAAAAGCCGAAGCCGCCGAACAACGAGCCGAATCCGCCGAACAACGGGCAGAACTTCTGGCGCAAAGGTTGCGCGCGCTCGGTTTAGATCCAGAGGAACTATAA
- a CDS encoding Uma2 family endonuclease has protein sequence MRSPLPLFTVEDYIIAEAESTIRHEYMGGYVFAMAGASEEHNLIAVNLCTLLRSHLRGSSCRVFMSDMKVKVQDDIFYYPDLLVTCNPEDNHRYFKTQPNLIIEVLSESTESTDRREKLMNYQTLETLKEYVLVSQDVMQVEVYRQETPGSWTVEILGEDNQLTWESVGLTVTVAQIYEDVLNVGQ, from the coding sequence ATGCGTTCACCTTTACCCCTCTTTACCGTTGAAGACTATATCATCGCTGAAGCCGAAAGCACCATTCGCCATGAGTATATGGGCGGTTATGTGTTTGCTATGGCGGGTGCTAGTGAAGAACACAATCTCATTGCCGTTAATCTTTGTACCTTATTACGTTCTCATCTGCGGGGGAGTTCCTGTCGGGTATTCATGTCTGATATGAAAGTCAAAGTTCAAGACGATATTTTTTATTACCCTGACTTACTCGTGACTTGTAACCCCGAAGATAATCACCGATACTTCAAAACACAACCTAACTTAATTATTGAAGTGCTGTCAGAAAGTACCGAAAGCACTGACCGACGAGAAAAATTAATGAACTACCAAACCTTAGAAACTTTGAAGGAATATGTTTTAGTCTCTCAAGATGTTATGCAAGTGGAAGTCTATCGTCAAGAAACTCCGGGGAGTTGGACAGTTGAAATCTTAGGAGAAGATAATCAGTTAACCTGGGAATCTGTGGGGCTAACTGTGACCGTGGCGCAAATTTATGAAGATGTATTGAATGTGGGTCAGTGA
- a CDS encoding Uma2 family endonuclease, giving the protein MSVELTANTSPETATETDWEPPMPPTDLIFDDGEPLESNRHRIAMNVLIRSLQQAWSERHDFYTGGNMFIYYSSEQARNRDFRGPDFFAVLDVDGTKERQGWVVWQEGGRYPDVIVELMSPSTARVDKGKKKELYQRTFRTPDYFVFDPFEANAFQGWHLHSSGGYQLLEANERGWLWCESLGFWLGTWSGTIDREEAIWLRFYDTEGNLVLLPEEAERQKAEQAQQLAEAERQKAEQAQQLAEAERQKAEAERQRAERLAERLRALGLDPEEL; this is encoded by the coding sequence ATGTCAGTTGAACTCACTGCCAATACTAGCCCCGAAACTGCTACCGAAACGGACTGGGAACCCCCCATGCCGCCAACAGATTTGATTTTTGATGATGGAGAGCCTTTGGAAAGTAACCGTCACCGCATTGCTATGAACGTCCTGATTAGGTCATTGCAACAGGCTTGGAGCGAGCGCCATGATTTCTATACAGGCGGGAATATGTTTATTTACTATAGCAGCGAACAAGCTAGGAACCGAGATTTTCGCGGGCCAGATTTTTTTGCGGTGTTAGATGTAGATGGCACCAAAGAACGACAGGGTTGGGTAGTATGGCAGGAAGGGGGTCGCTACCCAGATGTCATTGTGGAGTTGATGTCTCCCAGTACCGCCAGAGTAGATAAAGGAAAGAAAAAGGAGCTGTATCAGCGGACTTTTCGGACACCAGATTACTTTGTATTTGACCCGTTTGAAGCCAACGCCTTTCAAGGATGGCATTTGCATAGTTCGGGAGGTTATCAGCTTTTAGAGGCGAATGAGCGGGGTTGGCTTTGGTGTGAAAGTTTAGGCTTTTGGCTAGGAACCTGGTCAGGAACTATAGACCGTGAGGAGGCAATTTGGCTGCGGTTTTATGATACGGAAGGTAATTTGGTGTTGTTACCGGAAGAGGCCGAACGCCAAAAAGCCGAACAAGCTCAACAGCTTGCTGAGGCAGAACGCCAAAAAGCCGAACAAGCTCAACAGCTTGCTGAGGCAGAACGCCAAAAGGCTGAGGCCGAACGCCAGAGGGCAGAACGTCTGGCGGAAAGGTTGCGCGCGCTGGGTTTAGATCCAGAGGAACTATAA